One part of the Ovis canadensis isolate MfBH-ARS-UI-01 breed Bighorn chromosome 8, ARS-UI_OviCan_v2, whole genome shotgun sequence genome encodes these proteins:
- the STX11 gene encoding syntaxin-11: MKDRLGELVELTKQFDQQFPDDDDDFDSPHEDIVFETDHILESLYRDIQDLQEENQHLIADVRRLGKQNTRFLTSMRRLSSIKRDTNSIGKDIKARGESINRKLGAMKALSEQAEVQHGAHSAVARIARAQYSALARTFQAAMHEYNCAEMKQRENCKIRIQRQLEIMGKDVSGDQIEDMFEQGKWDVFSENLLADVKGARAALNEIESRHRELLQLEGRIRDLHDLFLQMALLVEQQADTLDVIEFNVQKAVEYTGQAKVQVRKAVQYKKKNPCRTICCFCCPCLN; encoded by the coding sequence ATGAAGGACCGACTAGGAGAACTCGTGGAGTTAACCAAGCAGTTTGACCAGCAGTTCCCGGACGACGACGATGATTTTGACTCGCCTCACGAGGACATCGTGTTCGAGACCGACCACATCCTGGAATCCTTGTACCGAGacatccaagacctgcaggaggaaaaCCAACACCTGATTGCCGACGTGAGGCGGCTGGGAAAGCAGAACACCCGCTTCCTCACGTCCATGCGGCGCCTCAGCAGCATCAAGCGGGACACCAACTCGATCGGCAAGGACATCAAGGCCCGGGGCGAGAGCATTAACCGCAAGCTGGGCGCCATGAAGGCGCTGAGCGAGCAGGCGGAAGTCCAGCACGGCGCGCACTCGGCCGTGGCGCGCATCGCGCGTGCGCAGTACAGCGCGCTCGCCCGCACCTTCCAGGCCGCCATGCACGAGTACAACTGCGCCGAGATGAAGCAACGCGAGAACTGCAAGATCCGCATCCAGCGCCAGCTGGAGATCATGGGTAAGGACGTGTCGGGCGACCAGATCGAGGACATGTTCGAACAGGGCAAGTGGGACGTGTTCTCCGAGAACCTGCTGGCCGACGTGAAGGGCGCGCGGGCGGCTCTCAACGAGATAGAGAGTCGCCACCGGGAGCTGCTGCAGCTGGAGGGCCGCATCCGCGACCTGCACGACCTCTTTCTGCAGATGGCCCTGCTCGTGGAGCAGCAGGCGGACACCCTGGACGTCATCGAGTTCAACGTGCAGAAGGCCGTCGAATACACCGGGCAGGCCAAGGTGCAGGTGCGCAAGGCTGTGCAGTACAAGAAGAAGAACCCCTGCCGGACGATCTGCTGTTTCTGCTGCCCCTGCCTCAACTAG